From the Pseudopipra pipra isolate bDixPip1 chromosome 22, bDixPip1.hap1, whole genome shotgun sequence genome, one window contains:
- the FAAP20 gene encoding Fanconi anemia core complex-associated protein 20 — protein sequence MAASADPAAILCPQRPGLQRPEPALPSAPTRCTHRQCEGQNQHKKGCFRGRAAPSSAARGRTAGGRARSPQGALRATPAPRRQGGSEGGEPRPWQRARRREEESSPPAAPSPGEAPGAPAMGEEGAAKLRLKPRAAPPARGPGTPPSRPTSTDRCPWFEKEDLNEREKPWVLLLKDISQDLHCTKWDTVPSLPEFLEKGAEEESPAHQEVFTAGMRDFPWVPFPPFHTEQCLNPKDFSSQSNESHTGWGQADKLPSLSPTAEETCRGTSTDRGKPAAGGGTKGISELGASPEPRQLPGHRSSAQPLAQGSGRASSPRQHHTGAAQSRGGRREKGGKELQPQEGKVPAGQDRAVPVEEPPGSIPGAGSCEEKVENQSGGSSALDSCPMCLMQFSGTLSQLDIDGHLARCLSESADDVMW from the exons ATGGCGGCCAGCGCTGACCCCGCCGCCATCTTGTGCCCTCAGCGCCCGGGGCTGCAGCGCCCCGAGCCCGCACTCCCGAGCGCACCAACCcgctgcacacacagacagtgCGAGGggcaaaaccaacacaaaaagGGCTGTTTCcgaggcagagcagcccccagcTCCGCGGCGAGGGGGAGGActgcgggcgggcgggcgcgctCCCCTCAGGGCGCTCTCAGAgccacccccgccccgcgccgtCAGGGCGGCTCTGAGGGCGGAGAGCCGCGGCCGTGGCAGCGggccaggaggagggaggaagagagctcgccgcccgcagcgccgtccCCCGGCGAGGCGCCGGGAGCCCCGGCcatgggggaggaaggagcgGCCAAGCTGCGCCTGAAGCCCcgcgcggcgccgcccgcccgcggccCCGGGACACCCCCGAGCCGGCC GACCTCGACTGACAGATGTCCCTGGTTTGAAAAGGAAGACTTAAATGAGCGTGAAAAACCCTGGGTTTTGTTACTGAAAGACATCAGTCAGGATCTGCACTGCACAAAGTGGGACACAGTGCCCAGCCTTCCGGAGTTCTTGGAAAAG GGTGCTGAGGAGGAGAGTCCAGCACACCAGGAGGTCTTCACAGCTGGAATGAGAGACTTTCCGTGGGTACCATTCCCACCTTTTCACACAGAACAATGTCTGAACCCCAAGGATTTCAGCTCCCAGAGCAACGAGTCACATACAGGATGGGGCCAAGCAGATAAACTTCCCAGTTTGTCACCCACAGCTGAGGAAACCTGCAGGGGAACCAGCACAGATCGAGGCAAACCCGCAGCTGGGGGAGGCACAAAAGGCATCTCCGAGCTGGGAGCGAGTCCCGAGCCACGTCAGCTCCCTGgacacaggagctctgcccagcccttggCACAGGGCTCTGGGAGAGCTTCCAGCCCTCGGCAGCACCACACAGgggctgcacagagcaggggaggcaggagagagaaGGGTGGGAAGGAGCTCCAGCCACAGGAGGGGAAGGTTCCAGCGGGGCAGGacagagctgtgcctgtggaGGAGCCTCCTGGGAGCATTCCTGGGGCCGGGAGCTGCGAGGAGAAGGTGGAAAACCAGAGTGGAGGATCTTCAGCTCTTGACAGTTGTCCCATGTGCCTGATGCAGTTCAGTGGAAC gctctcccagctggacaTCGATGGGCACCTGGCCAGGTGCTTGTCTGAAAGTGCAGATGATGTCATGTGGTAA